In Streptomyces sp. NBC_01707, a genomic segment contains:
- a CDS encoding TetR/AcrR family transcriptional regulator — MVGRPAVPEVIWARPERAGRGPRPAFSRADIAAAAVRIADAEGFDAVSMRKVAAELGCGTMSLYNYVPRKEDLHELMLDAVSGGYEFPEPSGDWRADLVALAHQAREMMHRHTWVPRLMSPVYGFSPNALRYLEYTLSCLDGVDARFGEKMELIAMVNGVVTTYVANEIATAERSRSLPWSEEQEHAARTGYLISQIATGKYPRMAAGFAEDPGPIDLDGVFDRALHRVLDSFDR; from the coding sequence ATGGTGGGGCGACCCGCTGTACCCGAAGTGATCTGGGCGCGCCCCGAGCGTGCGGGCCGCGGCCCCAGGCCCGCGTTCAGCCGCGCCGACATCGCGGCGGCCGCCGTCCGTATCGCCGATGCGGAGGGCTTCGACGCGGTGTCCATGCGGAAGGTCGCGGCGGAGCTCGGTTGCGGCACGATGTCGCTCTACAACTACGTCCCCCGCAAGGAGGACCTGCACGAGTTGATGCTCGACGCGGTCAGCGGCGGGTACGAGTTTCCGGAGCCGTCCGGCGACTGGCGCGCGGACCTCGTCGCGCTGGCCCATCAGGCCCGCGAGATGATGCACCGCCACACGTGGGTGCCGCGGCTCATGTCACCCGTGTACGGCTTCAGCCCGAACGCGCTGCGGTATCTGGAGTACACACTCAGCTGCCTGGACGGGGTCGACGCACGGTTCGGCGAGAAGATGGAACTCATCGCCATGGTCAACGGCGTGGTGACCACCTATGTGGCCAACGAGATCGCCACGGCGGAACGCAGTCGGTCGCTGCCCTGGTCCGAGGAGCAGGAGCACGCCGCGCGCACCGGCTATCTGATCAGCCAGATCGCGACCGGGAAGTATCCGCGGATGGCGGCGGGATTCGCCGAGGACCCCGGGCCGATCGATCTGGACGGTGTTTTCGACCGGGCACTGCACCGGGTGCTGGACTCGTTCGACCGGTAG
- a CDS encoding ATP-binding cassette domain-containing protein, which translates to MTTTYAVLSEGLEKNYGAVHALRGLDLAVAEGAVCGVLGPNGAGKTTAVRVLTTLTAPDGGSARVAGHDVVREAASVRAAIGVTGQNSSVDGELTGRQNLRLFAKLLRFRGEAARIRADELLERFELTDAADRPARTYSGGMHRRLDLAASLLTRPRVLFLDEPTTGLDPHSRNQIWAAVRELAGRGTTVLLTTQYLEEADQLADDIVLIDRGRTAHRGTPAELKALIGSYAEVVVPQASALIPAAAVLDQLTGTEPVLDHERRTVGAVATDTTLTLPRIVRELDAAGVPLIDASLRPPTLDEVFLRLTGRGDGRTSPPLKETAA; encoded by the coding sequence ATGACAACTACGTACGCTGTACTTAGTGAAGGTCTGGAGAAAAACTACGGCGCTGTCCATGCGCTGCGCGGGCTCGATCTCGCTGTCGCCGAGGGCGCCGTCTGCGGAGTGTTGGGGCCGAACGGCGCGGGCAAGACCACCGCCGTCCGGGTGCTCACCACACTGACCGCCCCGGACGGCGGCAGCGCCAGGGTCGCCGGGCACGACGTGGTGCGCGAGGCGGCCTCGGTACGCGCGGCGATCGGCGTCACCGGGCAGAACTCCTCGGTCGACGGCGAGCTCACCGGCAGGCAGAACCTGCGGCTCTTCGCCAAGCTCCTGCGGTTCCGCGGCGAGGCCGCGCGCATCCGCGCGGACGAGCTCCTGGAACGCTTCGAGCTGACCGACGCCGCCGACCGCCCGGCCCGCACCTACTCGGGCGGCATGCACCGCCGCCTCGACCTCGCCGCCAGCCTGCTGACCCGGCCGAGGGTGCTCTTCCTGGACGAGCCGACCACCGGACTCGACCCGCACAGCCGCAACCAGATCTGGGCGGCGGTACGCGAACTGGCCGGCCGGGGCACGACCGTCCTGCTCACCACGCAGTATCTGGAGGAGGCCGATCAGCTGGCCGACGACATCGTGCTGATCGACCGGGGCCGGACCGCCCACCGCGGCACCCCCGCCGAGCTGAAGGCCCTCATCGGTTCGTACGCCGAGGTGGTCGTCCCCCAGGCATCGGCGCTGATCCCGGCGGCGGCCGTCCTCGACCAGCTCACCGGCACCGAACCGGTGCTCGACCACGAGCGCCGCACCGTGGGCGCCGTCGCGACCGACACCACACTCACCCTCCCCCGTATCGTCCGCGAACTCGACGCGGCCGGGGTACCGCTGATCGACGCGAGCCTGCGCCCGCCGACGCTCGACGAGGTCTTCCTCCGCCTGACCGGCCGCGGCGACGGCCGCACCTCCCCGCCCCTGAAGGAGACGGCAGCATGA
- a CDS encoding type ISP restriction/modification enzyme, producing the protein MAARAGAGAGGDDDIPLLDDLMPWSVRPLRTGRPWVTAPDTASLKARWARLVRAEGAERERLFGPTRSRGPQTPVAALPGQSTSTARFARESGPCPEPVRILHGPFDEQWLIPDHRLIDAARPELWRVADSHQLFAVEHGYVPQDAGPALSVTALLPDGHSPAGRPGRIRPLYRRPGGLEPNLAPGLLGLLRARHGDAVTAESVLAWIVTAARHSPAGCVVPLPADTARWWAGVELGRELLRLQLRGARGGERPRLPGGRRPYVRAALPAAPATLEYDPDDEALLLGTGRISPVPAGAWEFRVGGVRMLELWFERRASADGADGLEAIRPRDWPREWTSELLELITVLALLTELRPRQQALADGPQLATGDLRTAGVLPVAATARRPASVLDHQEEGPDGQFALL; encoded by the coding sequence GTGGCAGCACGGGCGGGCGCCGGAGCCGGCGGGGACGACGACATCCCGTTGCTCGACGACCTCATGCCATGGTCCGTACGGCCCTTGCGTACCGGGCGCCCTTGGGTGACGGCTCCGGACACCGCTTCGCTCAAGGCCCGTTGGGCGCGGCTGGTGCGCGCCGAGGGAGCCGAGCGCGAACGGCTCTTCGGGCCCACCCGTTCCCGTGGTCCACAGACTCCGGTCGCGGCGCTGCCCGGACAGTCCACCTCCACCGCCCGGTTCGCCCGGGAGTCCGGCCCGTGCCCCGAGCCGGTACGGATCCTGCACGGCCCGTTCGACGAGCAGTGGCTGATCCCCGACCACCGGCTGATCGACGCCGCCCGCCCGGAGCTGTGGCGGGTCGCCGACAGCCACCAGCTTTTCGCCGTCGAGCACGGGTACGTACCGCAGGACGCCGGACCCGCCCTGTCCGTGACGGCACTGCTGCCCGACGGCCACTCCCCGGCGGGCCGCCCCGGGCGGATCCGGCCGCTCTACCGGCGGCCCGGTGGACTGGAACCCAATCTGGCGCCCGGTCTGCTCGGGCTGCTGCGCGCCCGGCACGGGGACGCGGTCACCGCGGAGTCCGTGCTGGCGTGGATCGTCACGGCGGCCCGCCACTCCCCCGCCGGGTGTGTCGTACCGCTGCCCGCCGACACCGCACGCTGGTGGGCCGGGGTGGAGCTGGGCCGGGAGCTGTTGCGGCTGCAGTTGCGCGGTGCCCGTGGCGGGGAGCGCCCCCGGCTGCCCGGCGGGCGGCGCCCCTATGTGCGGGCCGCGCTGCCGGCCGCGCCGGCCACGCTGGAGTACGACCCCGACGACGAGGCGCTCCTGCTGGGTACCGGACGCATTTCGCCGGTACCGGCGGGGGCCTGGGAGTTCCGGGTGGGCGGCGTGCGGATGCTGGAGCTGTGGTTCGAGCGGCGGGCCTCCGCGGACGGGGCGGACGGCCTGGAGGCGATACGGCCCCGGGACTGGCCCCGGGAGTGGACCTCGGAGCTGCTGGAACTGATCACCGTACTGGCACTGCTCACCGAACTCCGGCCTCGGCAGCAGGCGTTGGCCGACGGCCCGCAGCTCGCCACCGGTGACCTGCGGACGGCCGGTGTCCTGCCGGTCGCGGCGACGGCCCGTCGGCCCGCGTCGGTGCTCGACCATCAGGAGGAGGGGCCGGACGGGCAGTTCGCGCTGCTGTGA
- a CDS encoding serine/threonine-protein kinase, protein MSEVPGDDRLIAGRYRLLGPLGQGGMGVVWRARDEVLGREVAVKEVRAPSGLASSDVQRLYARLEREAWAAARVSHRNVVTVYDVATEDSRPWIVMELIRGLALSEVLDAEGPMTPQRAARIGAEVLAALRSAHASGVLHRDVKPGNVLLANDGRVVLTDFGIAMVEGTSALTMTGELIGSPEFLAPERALGRTPGPESDLWSLGVLLYAATEGNSPFRQNTPLNTLRAVVDEELPPPRRAGLLGPVVEGLLRKDPADRLSAEQAEHELRIIAAGGSPRATGAGTPDPYAPTTTADTITPRAPLPVPPPPTSELSTTAEVTPGGPPRRAVTLLAVGVVVLLLAVGGIIWTLADRGDDGDTGGATGSGPGATSSAPHTTPAAQEAPGSAGAQSGSSSTGDGDTAGEAVGGGSSHSSTSKPPPQTVTVYLTSVRGSYEGGCPPPHASAPAVEATVTVGRTPATVEYRWVLKDGTSSDPGWQSLSFGSGDGRAKQLSHTELTYQQDTTYHGTITLEVRSPVAVTSNGVEFSVTCRTETPSSGASYPAED, encoded by the coding sequence GTGAGCGAAGTGCCGGGCGACGACCGACTGATCGCGGGCCGCTACCGCCTGCTGGGGCCCCTGGGCCAGGGCGGGATGGGGGTCGTGTGGCGGGCGCGCGACGAGGTGCTGGGGCGCGAGGTCGCCGTGAAGGAGGTCCGCGCCCCGTCGGGGCTCGCCTCCTCCGACGTACAACGGCTGTACGCGCGCCTGGAGCGGGAGGCGTGGGCGGCGGCCCGGGTCTCGCACCGCAACGTGGTGACCGTCTACGACGTGGCGACCGAGGACTCCCGCCCGTGGATCGTGATGGAGCTGATCCGCGGACTCGCGCTCTCCGAAGTACTGGACGCCGAGGGGCCGATGACCCCTCAGCGGGCCGCGCGCATCGGCGCGGAGGTGCTGGCCGCGCTGCGCAGCGCCCATGCCTCCGGGGTGCTGCACCGCGATGTGAAGCCCGGCAACGTGCTCCTCGCCAACGACGGGCGGGTGGTGCTGACGGACTTCGGGATCGCCATGGTCGAGGGGACGTCCGCACTCACCATGACGGGCGAACTGATCGGCTCCCCGGAGTTCCTCGCGCCGGAGCGCGCGCTGGGGCGCACGCCGGGGCCCGAGTCGGATCTGTGGTCGCTCGGAGTGCTTCTGTACGCCGCGACCGAGGGCAATTCGCCGTTCCGTCAGAACACGCCGCTGAACACCCTGCGGGCGGTGGTCGACGAAGAGCTGCCGCCACCCCGGCGGGCCGGCCTGCTCGGCCCGGTCGTCGAGGGGCTGTTGCGCAAGGATCCCGCCGACCGGCTCTCCGCCGAACAGGCCGAGCACGAGCTGCGCATCATCGCGGCGGGCGGATCGCCGCGCGCCACCGGGGCGGGCACGCCGGATCCGTACGCTCCGACGACGACGGCCGACACCATCACACCGCGGGCACCCCTTCCCGTGCCCCCGCCCCCCACCTCCGAGCTGTCCACGACGGCCGAAGTCACCCCCGGCGGTCCGCCGCGCCGCGCGGTCACGCTGCTCGCCGTGGGCGTGGTGGTGCTGCTGCTGGCGGTCGGCGGGATCATCTGGACGCTCGCGGACCGGGGCGACGACGGCGACACGGGAGGCGCCACGGGCAGCGGCCCGGGTGCGACCAGCAGCGCTCCGCACACGACGCCCGCCGCACAGGAGGCTCCCGGATCCGCCGGAGCACAGAGCGGCAGCAGCTCCACCGGCGACGGCGACACCGCGGGCGAGGCCGTGGGCGGCGGAAGCAGCCACAGCAGTACGAGCAAGCCGCCGCCGCAGACCGTGACGGTGTATCTCACCTCGGTGCGCGGCAGTTACGAGGGCGGTTGTCCTCCCCCGCACGCATCGGCGCCCGCGGTCGAGGCGACCGTGACGGTGGGGCGTACGCCGGCGACGGTCGAGTACCGGTGGGTGCTGAAGGACGGTACGAGTTCCGATCCCGGCTGGCAGTCGCTGTCCTTCGGTTCCGGAGACGGGCGCGCGAAGCAGCTGTCGCACACGGAACTGACCTACCAACAGGACACCACGTATCACGGAACGATCACGCTGGAGGTCAGGAGTCCGGTAGCGGTCACCTCGAACGGGGTGGAGTTCTCGGTGACCTGCCGGACGGAGACCCCGTCGAGCGGGGCCTCCTACC
- a CDS encoding GntR family transcriptional regulator, translating into MTQVPQLPQTSQVTAFAPDSLVLNRKLPLWYQVSQSLRASILGRAQDASLRLPTEEQLAAHYGVSVLTMRQALKELETEGLISRHRRRGTFIEPRARRVSPVRLLGSIDAIVAQQSGERTTVLGHGPQALRGDLVEYFPECTEVVGYRRLRCDDDSGEPTNWAENAVHPEVAARLDAADLERWPMTKVLRDRVGVRIARITDTVEARLADPVTAELLQVPLLSPILFYTGVTYDESGRVVDVAQIRYRGDRFSFSVTVEAH; encoded by the coding sequence GTGACCCAGGTGCCTCAACTGCCCCAGACGTCCCAGGTGACGGCCTTCGCCCCCGACTCGCTGGTGCTGAACCGCAAACTGCCGCTGTGGTACCAGGTCTCGCAGTCCCTGCGTGCCTCCATACTCGGCCGTGCCCAGGACGCCTCGCTGCGGCTGCCGACCGAGGAACAGCTCGCCGCGCACTACGGCGTCAGCGTCCTCACGATGCGGCAGGCCCTCAAGGAGCTGGAGACGGAAGGACTGATCAGCAGGCACCGTCGGCGCGGCACCTTCATCGAGCCGCGCGCCCGGCGGGTGTCACCGGTGCGGCTGCTCGGCTCGATCGATGCGATCGTCGCCCAGCAGTCGGGCGAGCGGACCACGGTTCTCGGCCATGGTCCGCAGGCACTGAGGGGCGATCTCGTGGAGTACTTCCCGGAGTGCACGGAGGTGGTCGGCTACCGGCGGCTGCGCTGCGACGACGACAGCGGTGAGCCCACCAACTGGGCGGAGAACGCCGTGCATCCCGAGGTCGCGGCCCGGCTCGATGCCGCCGACCTCGAACGCTGGCCGATGACCAAGGTGCTGCGCGACCGCGTCGGTGTCCGGATCGCGCGGATCACGGACACGGTCGAGGCACGGCTCGCCGACCCGGTCACCGCCGAGCTCCTCCAGGTCCCGCTGCTCAGCCCGATCCTCTTCTACACGGGGGTGACGTACGACGAGAGCGGCCGGGTGGTGGATGTGGCGCAGATCCGGTACCGGGGTGACCGGTTCTCCTTCTCGGTGACGGTGGAAGCACACTGA
- the hmgA gene encoding homogentisate 1,2-dioxygenase: MGGTSGIEQARKTAEALAHSPGFGNEHSSEAVPGALPHGRNSPQRAPLGLYAEQLSGSAFTEPRAHNRRSWLYRIRPSAAHPPFVRIENGAVRTAPFTESVADPNRLRWDPLPEPAPGTDFLAGLWTLGGNGDVTQRTGMAVHLYHANTAMTDRVFSDSDGELLIVPERGGLLLRTELGLLRADPGHIALIPRGVRFRVELLDDSARGYVCENYGQPFTLPDLGPIGANGLANARDFLAPVAAYEDEDRPVQVINKFCGNLWAATYDHSPLDVVAWHGNHTPYVYDLHRFNVIGSISYDHPDPSIFTVLTSPSDTPGLAGVDFVVFAPRWLVGEDTFRPPYFHRNVMSEYMGLIEGAYDAKTAGKGGFVPGGGSLHNMMSAHGPDRETFDRASAAELKPQKIDDGLAFMFETRWPVTATGQAATADHLQRGYDDVWQGLERNFRP; the protein is encoded by the coding sequence ATGGGCGGCACCAGCGGCATCGAGCAGGCGAGGAAGACGGCGGAAGCGCTTGCGCACTCCCCCGGTTTCGGCAATGAGCACAGCTCCGAGGCGGTGCCGGGGGCGTTGCCGCACGGCCGTAACTCGCCGCAGCGAGCACCACTCGGGCTCTACGCCGAACAGCTGAGCGGCTCGGCCTTCACCGAACCGCGCGCCCACAACCGCCGTTCATGGCTCTACCGGATCCGCCCCTCGGCCGCCCACCCGCCGTTCGTCCGGATCGAGAACGGCGCGGTGCGTACCGCCCCCTTCACCGAGTCCGTCGCCGATCCGAACCGGTTGCGCTGGGACCCGCTCCCCGAGCCCGCGCCCGGTACGGACTTCCTGGCAGGCCTGTGGACCCTCGGCGGCAACGGCGACGTCACCCAGCGCACGGGCATGGCGGTGCACCTCTACCACGCCAACACGGCCATGACCGACCGGGTGTTCAGCGACTCGGACGGCGAACTGCTGATCGTCCCGGAGCGCGGCGGCCTGCTGCTCCGTACCGAACTGGGCCTGTTGCGCGCGGACCCCGGCCACATCGCGCTGATCCCCCGAGGCGTCCGCTTCCGCGTGGAACTCCTCGACGACTCCGCCCGCGGCTACGTCTGCGAGAACTACGGTCAGCCGTTCACCCTCCCCGACCTCGGACCGATCGGCGCCAACGGCCTCGCCAACGCCCGGGACTTCCTCGCCCCCGTCGCCGCGTACGAGGACGAGGACCGGCCGGTCCAGGTGATCAACAAGTTCTGCGGAAACCTCTGGGCCGCGACGTACGACCACTCACCGCTCGATGTGGTCGCCTGGCACGGCAACCACACCCCGTACGTCTACGACCTGCACCGCTTCAATGTCATCGGCTCCATCAGCTACGACCACCCCGACCCGTCGATCTTCACCGTGCTGACCTCGCCGTCCGACACGCCCGGTCTGGCCGGTGTGGACTTCGTCGTCTTCGCGCCGCGCTGGCTGGTCGGCGAGGACACGTTCCGGCCGCCGTACTTCCACCGCAACGTGATGAGCGAGTACATGGGGCTGATCGAGGGCGCGTACGACGCGAAGACGGCCGGCAAGGGCGGCTTCGTGCCGGGCGGCGGCTCGCTCCACAACATGATGTCGGCGCACGGCCCGGACCGGGAGACCTTCGACCGCGCGAGCGCCGCGGAGCTGAAGCCGCAGAAGATCGACGACGGTCTTGCCTTCATGTTCGAGACCCGCTGGCCGGTCACAGCGACCGGGCAGGCGGCAACCGCAGACCATCTGCAGCGCGGGTACGACGACGTGTGGCAGGGTCTCGAACGCAACTTCCGGCCATAG
- a CDS encoding amidohydrolase has translation MCDLHDQHEHAHEAAMAAGPVLSRRRIMQMLGAAGVTTAVMAADADPAMAAASEAADAAADDGYEAPKGLAQDSPAKQAALGWIDGNSARITGLNAEIWDHAELSLREWNSSLAEAGFLEKAGFDVEFGTAGFPTAFTATFRHGSGGPVLGFSGEYDALPGLSQNKGVGHHDPREYIHDPFAPGYGPGHGCGHSALGTAAAAAAAAVARAAKKHGLPVTVKFFGSTAEEALIGKTYAVSKGVYDGLDAFLDWHPSTANATGWGTTTAMTAVTFTFLGVAGHGGTPLGNKSALDAAVMMATMSEFLREENLAPSGRLHWVINNGGDIPNVTPEIAEISYYVREGSPARVQVLLDKVIAVSEAAAKASQTTVGHRITSACWNQLPSKSFAELLHENMTQIGPPAFTDEAHALAKELQESLGLPAAGMHDKVGALTPPNPVFMGGGSTDVADISWNVPTVSMGAALAPIGTKMHTWSTAACAAAAPGQAAVLAAAKYLAATAVDLLTQPERLKAIKAEFTERTKGLEWKTALPEGYEPPMYEPPAWFLKKTGQKWPPNNITWPPKRVVSHEKFSSLGPELTPQK, from the coding sequence ATGTGTGACCTGCACGATCAGCACGAGCACGCGCACGAAGCGGCCATGGCAGCCGGACCGGTCCTCAGCCGGAGACGGATCATGCAGATGCTCGGCGCGGCAGGGGTGACCACCGCAGTGATGGCGGCCGACGCCGACCCGGCGATGGCCGCGGCCTCCGAGGCGGCCGACGCCGCGGCGGACGACGGTTACGAGGCTCCGAAGGGACTTGCGCAGGACAGCCCGGCCAAGCAGGCGGCGTTGGGCTGGATCGACGGCAACAGCGCTCGGATCACCGGGCTCAACGCGGAGATCTGGGACCACGCCGAGCTCAGCCTGCGCGAGTGGAACTCCTCTCTGGCCGAGGCCGGGTTCCTGGAGAAGGCGGGCTTCGACGTCGAGTTCGGCACCGCGGGCTTCCCGACCGCGTTCACCGCCACGTTCCGTCACGGCAGCGGCGGCCCGGTCCTCGGCTTCAGCGGGGAGTACGACGCGCTGCCCGGCCTCTCGCAGAACAAGGGCGTCGGCCACCACGACCCGCGCGAGTACATCCACGACCCGTTCGCACCCGGTTACGGTCCCGGCCACGGTTGCGGGCACAGCGCGCTGGGAACGGCCGCGGCGGCCGCCGCGGCAGCCGTCGCCCGGGCCGCGAAGAAACACGGGCTGCCGGTCACCGTGAAGTTCTTCGGCTCGACTGCCGAGGAGGCGCTGATCGGCAAGACGTACGCCGTCAGCAAGGGCGTGTACGACGGCCTGGACGCCTTCCTGGACTGGCATCCGTCCACGGCCAACGCCACCGGTTGGGGCACCACCACCGCGATGACGGCGGTGACATTCACCTTCCTCGGGGTCGCCGGACACGGCGGCACGCCGCTCGGCAACAAGAGCGCGCTGGACGCCGCCGTGATGATGGCGACGATGTCGGAGTTCCTGCGCGAGGAGAACCTCGCCCCGTCGGGCCGGCTCCACTGGGTGATCAACAACGGTGGCGACATACCCAATGTCACCCCGGAGATCGCCGAGATCTCGTACTACGTACGCGAAGGCAGCCCGGCCCGCGTACAGGTGCTGCTCGACAAGGTGATCGCGGTCTCCGAAGCGGCGGCGAAGGCCAGTCAGACCACGGTCGGACACCGGATCACCTCGGCCTGCTGGAACCAGCTGCCGTCGAAGTCCTTCGCCGAACTGCTGCACGAGAACATGACGCAGATCGGTCCGCCCGCGTTCACCGACGAGGCGCACGCGCTGGCGAAGGAACTCCAGGAGTCACTCGGACTGCCGGCGGCCGGCATGCACGACAAGGTCGGCGCGCTCACCCCGCCCAACCCGGTCTTCATGGGTGGTGGTTCGACCGATGTCGCGGACATCAGCTGGAATGTGCCGACCGTGTCGATGGGCGCGGCCCTGGCCCCGATCGGTACCAAGATGCACACCTGGTCCACGGCCGCGTGCGCGGCCGCCGCTCCCGGTCAGGCGGCTGTGCTCGCGGCGGCGAAGTATCTGGCGGCGACCGCGGTCGATCTGCTCACGCAGCCCGAGCGGCTGAAGGCGATCAAGGCCGAGTTCACGGAGCGCACCAAGGGACTGGAGTGGAAGACGGCGCTGCCGGAAGGCTATGAGCCGCCGATGTACGAGCCGCCGGCCTGGTTCCTGAAGAAGACCGGACAGAAGTGGCCGCCGAACAACATCACCTGGCCGCCGAAGCGGGTCGTGTCGCACGAGAAGTTCTCCTCGCTGGGACCGGAGCTGACACCGCAGAAGTAG
- a CDS encoding ABC transporter permease produces MSSTVLAHEQRTGPATSTLVADTLAVLGRHLQRIKAAPGVVILTQTMPITMLLFFGYVFGSALAMPGQEYRAFLVPGLLAATAANGIMTGMFQSAQDCHRGVMDRFRTLPMSRPAVPFGQTAADLLTTAIGMVPLILVGLAVGWRIEGSPLAALGAFGLLLLLRFATSWMGCWLGLLIRNEEAAGQLGSATFVLPLLSGAYIPTDNLPGWLRTVAEWNPISAMAAATRDLFGNASPPADAAWPVTHPVAGSLAWSAVLLAVFVPLAVRRHARGGE; encoded by the coding sequence ATGAGCAGCACCGTACTGGCCCATGAGCAGCGCACCGGACCCGCCACCAGCACCCTGGTCGCGGACACCCTGGCCGTGCTGGGCCGCCATCTGCAGCGGATCAAAGCCGCCCCGGGCGTGGTGATCCTGACCCAGACCATGCCGATCACGATGCTGCTGTTCTTCGGCTACGTGTTCGGCAGCGCCCTGGCCATGCCCGGCCAGGAGTACCGCGCCTTCCTGGTGCCGGGTCTGCTCGCTGCGACGGCCGCCAACGGCATCATGACCGGGATGTTCCAGTCCGCGCAGGACTGCCACCGCGGGGTGATGGACCGGTTCCGCACACTGCCGATGAGCCGGCCCGCCGTGCCCTTCGGCCAGACCGCCGCCGATCTGCTGACCACGGCCATCGGCATGGTCCCGCTGATCCTGGTCGGACTCGCGGTCGGCTGGCGGATCGAGGGGAGCCCGCTCGCCGCTCTGGGCGCCTTCGGGCTGCTGCTGCTCCTCCGGTTCGCCACGTCGTGGATGGGCTGCTGGCTGGGCCTGCTGATCCGCAACGAGGAGGCGGCCGGCCAACTGGGCAGCGCCACCTTCGTCCTGCCGCTGCTGTCCGGTGCGTACATCCCGACCGACAACCTGCCGGGCTGGCTGCGGACGGTCGCGGAGTGGAACCCGATCAGCGCCATGGCCGCCGCCACCCGCGACCTGTTCGGCAACGCGTCACCGCCCGCCGACGCCGCCTGGCCGGTCACCCACCCGGTGGCGGGCTCACTCGCCTGGTCGGCGGTGCTGCTCGCGGTCTTCGTCCCACTGGCCGTACGGCGCCATGCGCGCGGCGGCGAGTGA